A genomic segment from Capra hircus breed San Clemente chromosome 7, ASM170441v1, whole genome shotgun sequence encodes:
- the WDR83OS gene encoding protein Asterix: MSANNMSDPRRPNKVLRYKPPPSECNPALDDPTPDYMNLLGMIFSMCGLMLKLKWCAWVAVYCSFISFANSRSSEDTKQMMSSFMLSISAVVMSYLQNPQPMTPPW; encoded by the exons ATGTCCGCGAACAATATGTCGGACCCACGGAGGCCCAACAAAGTGCTGAG GTACAAGCCCCCACCGAGCGAGTGTAACCCAGCCCTGGATGATCCGACACCAGACTACATGAACCTGCTCGGCATGATCTTCAGCATGTGCGGCCTCATGCTcaag CTGAAGTGGTGCGCTTGGGTTGCTGTCTACTGCTCCTTCATCAGctttgccaactcccggagttctgaGGACACGAAGCAGATGATGAGTAGCTTCAt GCTATCCATCTCTGCCGTGGTGATGTCATATCTGCAGAACCCTCAGCCTATGACGCCCCCCTGGTGA
- the WDR83 gene encoding WD repeat domain-containing protein 83, with product MAFPEPKPRGPELPQKRLKTLDCGQGAVRAVRFNVDGNYCLTCGSDKTLKLWNPLRGTLLRTYSGHGYEVLDAAGSFDNSSLCSGGGDKAVVLWDVASGQVVRKFRGHAGKVNTVQFNEEATVILSGSIDSTIRCWDCRSRKPEPIQTLDEARDGISSVKVSDHEVLAGSVDGRVRRYDLRMGQLFSDYVGSPITCICFSRDGQCTLVSSLDSTLRLLDKDTGELLGEYTGHKNKEYKLDCCLSERDTHVVSCSEDGKVFFWDLVEGALALALPVGPGVVQSLAYHPMEPCLLTAMGGSIQCWREETYEAEGAPG from the exons ATGGCTTTCCCTGAGCCAAAACCGCGGGGCCCCGAGCTGCCGCAGAAACGGTTGAAGACGTTGGACTGCGGGCAGGGGGCGGTTCGAGCTGTGCGATTTAATG TGGATGGCAATTACTGTCTGACTTGCGGCAGCGACAAGACCCTGAAGCTGTGGAACCCGCTACGGGGGACGTTACTGCGGACGTACAGCGGCCACGGCTACGAGGTGCTGGATGCGGCTGG CTCCTTTGATAACAGCAGTCTTTGCTCTGGAGGTGGGGACAAGGCGGTGGTGCTGTGGGATGTGGCGTCAGGGCAAGTCGTGCGGAAATTCCGGGGCCACGCGGGG AAGGTGAACACAGTGCAGTTTAATGAAGAGGCCACAGTTATCCTGTCTG GCTCTATCGATTCCACCATCCGCTGCTGGGACTGTCGCTCTCGGAAACCTGAGCCAATACAGACCCTGGACGAAGCCAGAGATGGTATATCCAGCGTGAAGGTGTCAGACCATGAGGTCCTCGCAGG TTCCGTAGACGGCCGGGTGAGGCGCTATGACCTGAGGATGGGGCAGCTCTTCTCAGACTACGTGGGCA gcCCCATCACCTGCATCTGCTTCAGCCGGGATGGCCAGTGCACCCTGGTGTCCAGCCTAGACTCCACCTTGCGGCTTCTGGACAAGGACACAGGGGAGCTGCTGGGCGA GTACACGGGCCATAAGAACAAGGAGTATAAGCTGGACTGCTGCCTGAGCGAGCGTGACACACACGTGGTCAGCTGCTCTGAGGACGGGAAGGTGTTCTTCTGGGACCTGGTGGAA GGTGCCCTGGCACTGGCCCTGCCTGTAGGTCCTGGTGTGGTTCAGTCGCTGGCCTACCACCCCATGGAGCCCTGCCTGCTGACTGCCATGGGGGGCAGCATCCAGTGCTGGCGGGAAGAGACCTACGAGGCTGAAGGTGCCCCAGGCTGA